The following proteins come from a genomic window of Musa acuminata AAA Group cultivar baxijiao chromosome BXJ1-7, Cavendish_Baxijiao_AAA, whole genome shotgun sequence:
- the LOC135678525 gene encoding probable protein phosphatase 2C 12 isoform X1: MGSCFSSASLKNQPSLERKECEEEIQVCVERGDDGLSPDEKRRIASLYSHRGNKGLNQDAAILCKGYGTEEGLFCGVFDGHGTSGHSVSRVVRDYLPDLLLGERNARLLAQEDDEFTDGNDTSSTDGEEVLDEWKEACINAFTTMDEELKVRPNLDCSFSGTTAVSVIKQGEDLIIANLGDSRAVVGTVSEEGHLEAIQLTTDLKPSVPQEAERIRKSNGRVFALEREPHIQRVWLPDEDFPGLAMARALGDFQLKNYGIISVPQVAHRRVTSRDLFIVLATDGVRRLITVFFSPWSLLDGRLRVLKVWDALSNEEVVSIVWSTETDEDASKTLVEAARNAWKSKFPSAKVDDCTAACLFFQEERQELLLPTVQDK; this comes from the exons ATGGGAAGCTGCTTCTCTTCTGCATCTTTGAAGAATCAGCCATCTTTAGAGAGAAAGGAGTGTGAAGAGGAGATACAAGTATGTGTGGAGCGAGGTGATGATGGGTTGAGTCCTGATGAGAAGAGGAGGATTGCCTCCCTGTACTCTCATCGAGGGAACAAAGGTCTGAACCAGGATGCTGCCATCCTTTGCAAG GGATATGGAACAGAGGAGGGGTTGTTTTGTGGGGTATTTGATGGCCATGGTACAAGTGGGCATAGTGTGAGCAGGGTGGTCAGAGATTACCTGCCAGACTTGTTGCTTGGCGAACGCAACGCCCGCCTGCTCGCCCAGGAAGACGACGAATTCACCGATGGCAATGACACGAGCTCAACGGATGGCGAGGAGGTGCTTGATGAGTGGAAAGAGGCTTGCATCAACGCCTTCACAACCATGGACGAAGAACTCAAGGTGAGGCCAAACTTAGATTGCTCCTTCAGTGGAACCACAGCAGTCTCCGTCATCAAGCAG GGGGAAGATCTGATCATTGCCAACCTTGGCGACTCGAGGGCTGTCGTGGGAACCGTATCAGAGGAGGGTCACCTCGAGGCGATTCAGCTGACAACAGACCTGAAGCCCAGCGTACCTC AGGAAGCAGAGAGGATAAGGAAGAGCAACGGGCGGGTGTTCGCGCTCGAGAGAGAGCCGCACATCCAACGCGTGTGGTTGCCCGACGAGGACTTCCCCGGGCTCGCCATGGCCCGCGCTCTCGGGGACTTCCAGCTTAAGAACTACGGCATCATCTCGGTCCCTCAGGTGGCTCATCGCCGTGTGACGAGCAGAGATCTGTTCATAGTCCTCGCGACCGACGGGGTGAGAAGGTTGATCACTGTTTTCTTTTCTCCGTGGTCTCTGCTTGATGGAAGGCTTCGTGTGTTGAAGGTGTGGGATGCGCTTAGCAACGAGGAGGTGGTGTCGATTGTTTGGTCCACCGAGACCGACGAGGATGCATCGAAGACGTTGGTGGAAGCAGCACGTAACGCGTGGAAGTCCAAGTTTCCGTCGGCAAAGGTAGATGATTGTACTGCTGCTTGCCTGTTCTTCCAAGAGGAAAGGCAGGAGTTATTACTTCCAACAGTTCAAGACAAGTAA
- the LOC135678525 gene encoding probable protein phosphatase 2C 12 isoform X2: MGSCFSSASLKNQPSLERKECEEEIQVCVERGDDGLSPDEKRRIASLYSHRGNKGLNQDAAILCKGYGTEEGLFCGVFDGHGTSGHSVSRVVRDYLPDLLLGERNARLLAQEDDEFTDGNDTSSTDGEEVLDEWKEACINAFTTMDEELKVRPNLDCSFSGTTAVSVIKQGEDLIIANLGDSRAVVGTVSEEGHLEAIQLTTDLKPSVPQEAERIRKSNGRVFALEREPHIQRVWLPDEDFPGLAMARALGDFQLKNYGIISVPQVAHRRVTSRDLFIVLATDGVWDALSNEEVVSIVWSTETDEDASKTLVEAARNAWKSKFPSAKVDDCTAACLFFQEERQELLLPTVQDK; this comes from the exons ATGGGAAGCTGCTTCTCTTCTGCATCTTTGAAGAATCAGCCATCTTTAGAGAGAAAGGAGTGTGAAGAGGAGATACAAGTATGTGTGGAGCGAGGTGATGATGGGTTGAGTCCTGATGAGAAGAGGAGGATTGCCTCCCTGTACTCTCATCGAGGGAACAAAGGTCTGAACCAGGATGCTGCCATCCTTTGCAAG GGATATGGAACAGAGGAGGGGTTGTTTTGTGGGGTATTTGATGGCCATGGTACAAGTGGGCATAGTGTGAGCAGGGTGGTCAGAGATTACCTGCCAGACTTGTTGCTTGGCGAACGCAACGCCCGCCTGCTCGCCCAGGAAGACGACGAATTCACCGATGGCAATGACACGAGCTCAACGGATGGCGAGGAGGTGCTTGATGAGTGGAAAGAGGCTTGCATCAACGCCTTCACAACCATGGACGAAGAACTCAAGGTGAGGCCAAACTTAGATTGCTCCTTCAGTGGAACCACAGCAGTCTCCGTCATCAAGCAG GGGGAAGATCTGATCATTGCCAACCTTGGCGACTCGAGGGCTGTCGTGGGAACCGTATCAGAGGAGGGTCACCTCGAGGCGATTCAGCTGACAACAGACCTGAAGCCCAGCGTACCTC AGGAAGCAGAGAGGATAAGGAAGAGCAACGGGCGGGTGTTCGCGCTCGAGAGAGAGCCGCACATCCAACGCGTGTGGTTGCCCGACGAGGACTTCCCCGGGCTCGCCATGGCCCGCGCTCTCGGGGACTTCCAGCTTAAGAACTACGGCATCATCTCGGTCCCTCAGGTGGCTCATCGCCGTGTGACGAGCAGAGATCTGTTCATAGTCCTCGCGACCGACGGG GTGTGGGATGCGCTTAGCAACGAGGAGGTGGTGTCGATTGTTTGGTCCACCGAGACCGACGAGGATGCATCGAAGACGTTGGTGGAAGCAGCACGTAACGCGTGGAAGTCCAAGTTTCCGTCGGCAAAGGTAGATGATTGTACTGCTGCTTGCCTGTTCTTCCAAGAGGAAAGGCAGGAGTTATTACTTCCAACAGTTCAAGACAAGTAA
- the LOC103991231 gene encoding uncharacterized protein LOC103991231 produces MAEELRCSSRPDNKRKFGDRSARGSLSPPARRSTGFSAPIASSSPEGGAPIQPSYNSVSLPLDGIELAKQRAQEIAARLFSDAEAKRPRIEDGGGVEDSREKGFGSFPNDFAKKPFSHPIPSQVGMTSQSFHTYGYQGTSKTIEIPNGRVGVVIGKSGETIKYLQLQSGAKIQVTRDLDADPNSQTRSVELVGTSEQIRKAEQLINDVLAEADAGASGINSTRKHGSVQPGAEQFQMKVPNNKVGLVIGKGGETIKNMQARSGARIQVMPLHLSPGDTSTERTVYIDGTNEQIESARQLVNEVISENRTRNTAMSGGYPQQGYHPPRPSTSWGLPGAPPMQPPGYGYMPPGSYPGPPPQSNMPQPPYGGYPTPASTGFSSGWNQTPNQPTQQTAPGAGYDYYNQQSQQQQQRQQPLGGSSALADSTSYNYGQPLPDYNNQVSYGDAAYTQASMGQQGYVQDGYSSVYNYSASQPGYYQPTLDPQNGFDQQGYGSAFGYGTVANPCEDGSASAYSAEGGSTQAPPTQQAPSSQPSATQGYTGQPPQTPISTTASYPTQGTAPSGYGIPPTSQLGHGSQIPTMAGYGQVPSPSYGQPSQVQDPPGTQGVYQQGQQTVSTEAGCMQSAPVQPGYKQPPSSQAGYGQQQTYGVSPHNQPGYGPQQQQPYSDSYVGDVHSQPPAYSNDNAAQGAYDASTAPPAVSSGAAITKSPTT; encoded by the exons ATGGCGGAGGAGCTCCGCTGCTCTTCTCGACCCGACAACAAGCGAAAGTTCGGCGATCGATCCGCGAGGGGCTCCCTCTCGCCGCCGGCGAGGCGGTCGACGGGCTTCTCGGCACCGATCGCCTCGTCGTCCCCCGAGGGTGGCGCCCCCATCCAACCATCCTACAATAGCGTCTCCCTGCCCCTCGATGGGATCGAGCTTGCGAAGCAACGGGCCCAGGAGATCGCCGCGAGGCTTTTCAGCGACGCTGAGGCCAAGCGCCCTAGGATTGAGGACGGAGGAGGCGTGGAAGATTCGAGAGAAAAGGGTTTTGGCTCTTTTCCGAATG ATTTTGCAAAGAAGCCTTTTAGCCATCCTATACCTTCCCAGGTTGGCATGACTTCCCAGTCATTTCACACGTATGGTTATCAGGGTACAAGCAAAACGATTGAGATCCCGAATGGAAGG GTTGGCGTAGTCATTGGCAAAAGTGGAGAGACAATTAAATATCTTCAGCTTCAATCGGGAGCAAAGATTCAAGTTACTAGAGATTTGGATGCAGATCCTAATTCACAGACTAGATCGGTAGAACTTGTTGGTACCTCTGAACAGATTAGAAAGGCTGAGCAGTTAATAAATGATGTGCTTGCTGAG GCTGATGCTGGGGCTTCTGGCATCAATTCAACTCGTAAACATGGCAGTGTTCAACCTGGTGCTGAGCAATTTCAGATGAAAGTTCCAAACAACAAG GTTGGTCTGGTGATTGGCAAAGGTGGTGAGACCAtaaaaaatatgcaagctagaTCTGGTGCACGTATCCAG GTGATGCCTTTGCATCTATCACCTGGTGATACATCAACTGAAAGAACAGTGTATATAGATGGGACAAATGAGCAGATTGAATCAGCAAGACAATTGGTCAATGAAGTTATTAGTGAG AATCGTACAAGGAATACAGCTATGTCTGGAGGGTATCCTCAGCAAGGTTACCATCCACCTCGTCCTTCGACAAGTTGGGGTCTGCCTGGTGCACCTCCCATGCAGCCGCCTGGTTATGGTTACATGCCTCCTGGATCTTATCCTGGGCCACCACCTCAGTCTAATATGCCCCAGCCACCTTATGGTGGCTACCCCACACCTGCATCGACAGGTTTCTCTTCTGGGTGGAACCAAACACCCAATCAGCCTACTCAGCAAACTGCACCAGGAGCTGGATATGATTATTACAATCAACaatcacagcagcagcagcagcgacaacAACCTCTTGGGGGATCTTCTGCGCTTGCGGATAGCACAAGTTACAACTATGGACAGCCTCTTCCTGATTACAACAATCAAGTGTCCTATGGTGATGCTGCTTACACCCAGGCTTCTATGGGGCAACAAGGTTATGTGCAGGATGGATACTCCAGTGTCTATAATTATTCCGCATCTCAACCTGGTTATTATCAGCCTACATTGGACCCCCAAAATGGATTTGATCAACAGGGCTATGGTTCAGCTTTTGGCTACGGAACGGTGGCTAATCCATGTGAAGATGGATCCGCCTCTGCTTACAGTGCTGAGGGTGGGTCTACTCAAGCACCTCCAACTCAACAAGCCCCTTCAAGTCAGCCTTCTGCTACCCAAGGGTACACAGGTCAACCACCACAAACACCAATTAGTACCACTGCAAGTTATCCTACCCAAGGAACAGCACCATCTGGATATGGTATTCCCCCAACATCACAGCTAGGACATGGGAGTCAGATCCCTACTATGGCTGGATATGGCCAAGTACCATCTCCTAGTTATGGGCAGCCTTCTCAGGTCCAGGACCCGCCAGGTACTCAGGGTGTTTATCAACAAGGTCAACAGACTGTGTCTACTGAAGCTGGCTGTATGCAGAGTGCTCCCGTGCAACCAGGATATAAACAACCTCCATCATCTCAAGCTGGTTATGGGCAACAACAAACCTATGGCGTGTCACCGCATAACCAACCAGGTTATGGTCCACAACAGCAGCAACCATACAGCGATTCTTATGTTGGTGATGTCCATTCACAGCCTCCTGCATACTCTAATGACAATGCTGCACAAGGGGCCTATGATGCATCTACTGCTCCACCTGCTGTTTCAAGTGGTGCAGCAATAACTAAGTCACCCACAACTTGA